Proteins from one Methanococcus maripaludis C5 genomic window:
- a CDS encoding transglutaminase-like domain-containing protein gives MKKIVFLTVILFIMLSGCIDDFKILSEEFNSLKKSETLNVTINSETFETGDELTIAGILIGKSPEVNVKISKYGGSEDIISKNISISNSVFEFKIDTESLEAGEYSVKITTESGIYKILNFKVLNNENYLINSGYESQNENYYFKNYSWSYDNKKWHLEISIPKSAYEYYKNKPHNREDNYAQYALSDYDKSYLDSMIYNFEKASIENEYSKCDEALFISSFVQSLDYTTDSETTGFDEYPRYPLETLVDMGGDCEDKSVLTAALLNELDYDVVLIELSDHMAVGISCNEDIYGSYYEYNGKQYYYIETTDENWFIGEIPEKYLEDNAIIRPLIQIPRMIMNFSAERTAYSGNYVYYEVTCNLENLGPGTAKNPKINIAAVAVEEGENYIWKPDVSLDLENYEEGDSAVITTSLKIPRNILTKIRCTVYGDNFKSFEVSSEEFNT, from the coding sequence ATGAAAAAGATTGTTTTTTTGACAGTTATATTATTTATAATGCTTTCAGGATGTATTGATGATTTTAAAATACTTAGTGAAGAATTTAACAGTTTAAAGAAATCTGAAACTCTAAATGTGACCATAAACTCTGAAACTTTTGAAACGGGCGACGAATTAACCATTGCAGGTATTTTAATTGGAAAAAGCCCTGAAGTTAACGTTAAAATTTCAAAATATGGGGGTTCTGAAGATATTATTTCGAAAAATATTTCTATTTCAAATTCAGTATTTGAATTTAAAATAGATACAGAATCTCTTGAAGCAGGCGAATATTCCGTTAAAATAACTACTGAATCAGGAATTTACAAAATTTTAAATTTTAAAGTGCTGAATAATGAAAATTATCTTATCAATAGTGGATACGAATCACAAAATGAAAATTACTACTTTAAAAATTATTCATGGAGTTATGATAATAAAAAATGGCATTTGGAAATATCAATTCCAAAATCTGCTTATGAATATTATAAAAATAAACCTCACAATCGTGAAGACAATTACGCACAATATGCGCTCTCAGATTATGATAAATCATATCTCGACTCAATGATTTATAATTTTGAAAAGGCTTCAATTGAAAACGAATATTCTAAATGTGATGAAGCACTTTTCATAAGTTCATTTGTGCAGTCATTAGATTACACTACGGATAGCGAAACTACTGGATTTGATGAATATCCAAGATATCCATTAGAAACACTCGTTGATATGGGTGGAGATTGTGAAGATAAATCAGTACTGACTGCTGCACTTTTAAATGAACTTGATTACGATGTTGTATTAATAGAACTCTCAGATCATATGGCAGTGGGTATTAGTTGTAATGAAGATATTTATGGATCTTACTACGAATATAATGGTAAACAATATTATTACATAGAAACTACGGATGAAAATTGGTTTATTGGGGAAATCCCTGAAAAATATCTGGAAGATAATGCGATAATTAGACCTTTGATCCAAATTCCTCGTATGATAATGAATTTTTCTGCTGAAAGAACTGCTTATAGTGGTAATTACGTATATTATGAAGTAACATGTAATTTAGAAAATTTGGGTCCAGGAACTGCAAAAAATCCCAAAATAAATATTGCTGCGGTTGCAGTTGAAGAAGGAGAAAACTATATCTGGAAACCGGATGTATCATTGGATCTAGAAAATTATGAAGAAGGAGATTCTGCTGTTATTACCACCTCATTAAAAATTCCGAGAAATATCTTAACAAAAATCCGCTGTACGGTATATGGGGACAATTTTAAATCTTTTGAAGTATCTTCAGAAGAATTCAACACTTGA
- a CDS encoding ECF transporter S component — MKELREKELEQSDYMRLLCKYLLLLGVGANIIGAQLVNVFQLPAFLDSVGTILAAVLMGPILGALVGLMTNIVLGFLVSHGAFYFAIVNILIGLITGYIFKKYPFNLKTVFITSIIISIVASLSSIIIKYVFFGGLVGKPIDTLTQLLLDNGLNLITAVSLTGFFANFLDRIISFAIVFILIGILENNLKIKLIDIKWW; from the coding sequence TTGAAAGAATTAAGAGAAAAAGAACTCGAACAGTCAGATTATATGCGTTTATTATGCAAGTATTTACTCTTACTTGGCGTAGGTGCCAATATAATCGGTGCCCAGCTTGTAAACGTGTTCCAACTTCCTGCATTTTTAGATAGTGTTGGAACAATTCTTGCAGCGGTATTAATGGGTCCAATCCTCGGAGCACTTGTTGGACTGATGACCAATATAGTACTTGGTTTTTTAGTAAGTCATGGGGCATTCTATTTTGCGATCGTAAATATTTTAATCGGGTTAATTACCGGATACATCTTTAAAAAATACCCCTTTAACTTAAAAACAGTGTTTATTACATCAATTATTATTTCGATAGTGGCTTCATTATCGAGTATTATTATAAAGTATGTATTTTTTGGGGGACTTGTTGGAAAACCAATAGATACATTAACACAATTATTACTTGATAACGGACTGAATTTAATTACTGCAGTTAGTTTAACAGGATTTTTTGCAAATTTTTTAGATAGGATAATTTCGTTTGCAATCGTCTTTATTTTAATTGGGATTCTTGAAAATAACCTTAAAATAAAACTTATCGATATAAAATGGTGGTAA
- a CDS encoding DUF2540 domain-containing protein: MSIKIQLRTPHKISTNDIRWYLHEMRENPEIPLELIAESLKCDKGEITTITVSDKEEDLIKRYGRKAVNLFVNCAILKESEERGIYGYK, encoded by the coding sequence ATGTCAATTAAAATACAGCTTAGAACACCGCACAAAATCTCGACAAACGATATAAGATGGTATTTGCACGAAATGAGGGAAAATCCAGAAATCCCTCTCGAACTCATTGCAGAAAGCTTAAAATGTGACAAGGGAGAAATCACGACAATCACCGTCTCAGACAAAGAAGAGGATTTAATCAAAAGATACGGTAGAAAAGCAGTTAATCTGTTTGTAAACTGCGCAATCCTTAAAGAATCAGAAGAAAGGGGAATTTATGGATATAAATAA
- a CDS encoding minichromosome maintenance protein MCM, with the protein MDDKKTADLLSKLIPYFKEFHPEDIINENNRVIVDLNQVYSYGMFEFLDYLNENPYSAIELLNDAYRNAYFSYKMEDSDCTVTVNNLPESLNRNSKRKPMTIEDIKGEHYGKLVEIEGIVVMATKIKLALKEAMYICASCGQKKKVTVERPFEVQIDPICPKCAQNMLLLDEESKYIDYQELKIQQPLDLMEDPEEPPKFISVLLEDTPGIYCGRIKVTGIPIKNQRNKKIPLHDLLIRGYNCEPVTEKLDLSFDDEEIEQFETLAKNKDVLTILSRRIAPQIKGNDIIKQSIVLQQVRGVKKGRKRADSHILLITDPGTGKSDVLRFISGIPGNVYSSISTASGVGLTAGVVQERTEIGDSTWVIKPGVLVKANGGTACLDELTVERSVLSYILEAMESQTIHISKGGLNTKLPAGCSILAACNPKYGRYDNNVAVIEQINIPAPLLSRFDLIFPIKDTPNRNRDSDIAYHILDTHIALMDKSKNEEIGLFSETIDGIKVDFDFFCKYIAYARQKTPKFTKESKEVIHDFYLNLRKTSVQITARQLEALVRLSEAHAKVRLKSEVEPEDAKFAIYLMIESLKEVAYDPETDSFDIDKIFGTSRNERSKLNIIFDIIKRSSKVAYGGMITREDLLTEAQLEGIPELEVIDLISKLKVIGDIYEPKLGFYKDARA; encoded by the coding sequence TTGGATGATAAAAAAACAGCAGACTTACTTTCAAAATTAATTCCGTATTTTAAAGAATTTCACCCTGAAGACATCATAAACGAAAACAATCGAGTCATAGTCGATTTAAATCAAGTTTACAGCTATGGAATGTTTGAATTTTTAGATTATTTAAACGAAAACCCTTATTCAGCAATTGAACTTCTAAATGATGCTTATCGGAATGCTTATTTTTCATACAAAATGGAGGACTCAGACTGCACAGTTACAGTAAATAATTTACCTGAATCTTTAAATCGAAATTCCAAACGAAAACCAATGACTATCGAAGACATCAAAGGCGAACACTACGGAAAACTCGTTGAAATTGAAGGAATAGTCGTAATGGCAACTAAAATTAAGTTAGCATTAAAAGAAGCAATGTATATCTGCGCTTCTTGCGGGCAGAAGAAAAAAGTAACAGTTGAAAGACCTTTTGAAGTACAGATCGATCCAATATGTCCAAAATGCGCTCAAAATATGTTATTACTTGATGAAGAATCAAAGTATATCGATTATCAGGAATTGAAAATCCAGCAACCCCTAGATTTAATGGAAGACCCCGAAGAGCCCCCAAAATTCATAAGTGTTTTACTTGAAGATACTCCTGGAATCTACTGCGGACGGATAAAAGTCACGGGAATTCCAATAAAAAACCAGAGAAACAAGAAAATACCGCTTCATGATCTTTTAATTAGGGGATACAACTGCGAACCAGTAACCGAGAAATTAGATCTATCTTTTGATGATGAAGAAATCGAACAGTTTGAAACTCTAGCAAAAAACAAAGACGTATTAACCATCCTTTCAAGAAGAATTGCACCCCAAATCAAAGGAAATGACATAATAAAACAGTCGATTGTTTTACAGCAAGTAAGGGGCGTTAAAAAAGGAAGAAAGAGAGCAGACAGCCACATTTTATTGATAACTGATCCAGGAACTGGAAAGAGTGACGTTTTAAGATTTATTTCTGGAATTCCAGGAAATGTTTACAGCTCGATTTCAACTGCTTCGGGTGTGGGTCTTACTGCAGGAGTTGTCCAGGAAAGGACCGAAATCGGGGACAGTACGTGGGTCATAAAACCGGGTGTTTTAGTTAAAGCAAACGGCGGAACTGCATGTCTTGATGAATTGACGGTCGAAAGAAGCGTTTTATCATATATTTTAGAAGCAATGGAATCTCAAACAATCCACATAAGCAAAGGCGGATTAAACACAAAACTTCCAGCGGGTTGTTCGATTTTGGCAGCCTGTAATCCTAAATACGGTAGATACGACAATAACGTTGCAGTAATTGAACAGATTAATATTCCAGCCCCGCTATTAAGCAGATTTGATTTAATATTCCCGATAAAAGACACGCCAAATAGAAACAGGGACAGCGACATTGCATATCACATTTTAGACACACATATTGCACTCATGGATAAGTCGAAAAATGAAGAAATCGGTTTATTTTCTGAAACAATCGATGGAATCAAAGTAGATTTTGACTTTTTCTGTAAATACATAGCATACGCAAGACAAAAAACCCCGAAATTTACAAAAGAGTCTAAAGAGGTAATTCATGACTTTTATTTGAATCTAAGAAAGACTTCAGTTCAAATAACAGCAAGACAGCTCGAAGCACTTGTTAGACTTTCAGAAGCTCACGCGAAAGTCAGGCTAAAGTCAGAAGTAGAACCTGAAGATGCAAAATTTGCAATTTACTTGATGATTGAATCATTAAAAGAGGTTGCATATGACCCGGAAACAGACTCATTTGACATTGACAAGATTTTTGGAACTTCGAGAAATGAACGATCGAAATTAAACATTATCTTTGACATTATAAAGCGTTCCTCCAAGGTGGCTTATGGGGGGATGATTACCCGCGAAGATTTATTAACAGAAGCACAGCTCGAAGGAATTCCTGAACTTGAAGTAATTGACTTAATAAGCAAGTTAAAGGTTATCGGTGACATTTACGAACCAAAACTCGGTTTTTATAAAGATGCGAGGGCGTAA
- a CDS encoding DUF2080 family transposase-associated protein, translating into MKKLSKKVIDIEVRKQNWKKSRFALPTFIGKVTEHGNSANVDPTLPREYLGKTVLITVIEDDEVLSEILLRSNEEGENERV; encoded by the coding sequence ATGAAGAAACTATCAAAAAAGGTGATTGATATCGAAGTAAGGAAACAAAATTGGAAAAAATCGAGATTTGCACTTCCAACATTTATTGGAAAAGTAACTGAACACGGAAACTCTGCAAATGTTGATCCAACTTTACCCCGAGAATACCTTGGAAAAACTGTTTTGATAACGGTAATCGAGGATGATGAAGTTTTATCAGAAATACTCCTGAGAAGCAACGAAGAGGGAGAAAATGAACGAGTTTGA
- a CDS encoding winged helix-turn-helix transcriptional regulator, protein MLLKLIAKTHASEIIKSLEKNDELHFGGICKYVEGHKNSINRILQELYDEGIVEKREENYSPKISKSYYKLTDFGKEVSKIIDQLEDLEHKYYEAKNKTL, encoded by the coding sequence ATGTTATTAAAACTAATTGCAAAGACACACGCTTCCGAAATAATAAAATCTCTTGAAAAAAATGATGAATTACACTTCGGAGGCATTTGTAAATACGTTGAAGGCCATAAAAACAGCATTAACCGAATTTTGCAGGAACTATACGATGAAGGGATAGTTGAAAAAAGAGAAGAAAATTATTCTCCTAAAATATCAAAATCGTATTATAAATTAACAGATTTCGGAAAAGAAGTGTCGAAAATCATTGACCAGCTCGAAGATTTGGAACATAAATATTACGAAGCCAAAAATAAAACCCTTTAA